One region of Flavobacteriales bacterium genomic DNA includes:
- a CDS encoding OmpH family outer membrane protein: MGIKKITIVLSVFALLLVGCDSSSKKIGVIQMEELVYEFDGMKEATEEYTNLLNQWEQESDTLKSQLDQLLYTIKLDSINGDQEKIVADQQKFMLLRQKYIQLQQTIEGKAQQEDQKMTATVMGQLNEYIQKYGKENTFDIIITNTQMQNVGYVKASSDITKEVLEYVNKKYNGE; encoded by the coding sequence GTGGGGATAAAAAAGATAACAATAGTATTAAGTGTATTCGCTCTATTGCTAGTGGGGTGTGATTCATCATCTAAAAAAATCGGAGTGATTCAAATGGAAGAGTTGGTTTATGAATTTGATGGGATGAAAGAAGCAACAGAAGAATACACCAATTTATTAAACCAGTGGGAACAAGAGTCAGATACATTGAAAAGTCAATTAGACCAGTTACTCTATACTATAAAATTAGATTCAATAAATGGAGATCAAGAAAAGATAGTAGCAGATCAACAGAAGTTTATGTTGTTAAGACAAAAATATATCCAACTGCAACAAACGATTGAAGGTAAAGCCCAACAAGAAGATCAAAAAATGACAGCAACAGTCATGGGGCAGTTGAACGAGTATATTCAGAAATACGGTAAAGAGAATACATTCGATATCATTATAACCAATACACAAATGCAAAATGTAGGTTATGTAAAAGCATCTTCGGACATCACAAAAGAAGTGTTGGAATATGTCAATAAGAAATATAACGGTGAATAA